The following proteins come from a genomic window of Musa acuminata AAA Group cultivar baxijiao chromosome BXJ1-7, Cavendish_Baxijiao_AAA, whole genome shotgun sequence:
- the LOC135679556 gene encoding acireductone dioxygenase 2-like has protein sequence METLFQDGKEEVLQAWFMDDGEEDQRLPHHCEPKKFVSLDKLADLGIVTWRLNAENHENDEDLKKIREARGCSFVYTVDMHPERLPDYEAKLKSYFQEHRHTNEETSYCLEGSGYYDVRDKNDCWIRIALKKGGMIVIPAGIYHRFTLDTSNYIKANLFLTKPVNSSSDRPGDELSSRKETFETFLRKETDELGVEAR, from the exons GATGGCAAGGAGGAGGTGCTGCAAGCGTGGTTTATGGACGATGGTGAGGAAGACCAGAGGCTTCCCCATCACTGCGAACCCAAGAAATTTGTGTCCTTGGACAAACTTGCAG ATCTGGGAATCGTCACTTGGCGTCTCAATGCCGAGAATCACGAGAACGACGAGGATCTGAAAAAAATCCGGGAAGCCAGAGGCTGTTCTTTCGTG TACACCGTTGATATGCATCCGGAGAGGTTGCCAGATTACGAGGCCAAGTTGAAGAGCTACTTTCAAGAGCACCGGCACACCAACGAAGAAACCTCTTACTGCCTCGAAGGGAGTG GGTATTATGATGTGAGGGACAAAAATGACTGCTGGATTCGGATAGCACTGAAGAAAGGAGGAATGATCGTCATACCTGCTGGAATCTACCATCGTTTTACGCTGGACACAAGCAACTACATCAAG GCAAATCTATTCTTAACCAAGCCAGTAAATTCATCATCAGATCGACCCGGTGATGAGCTTTCTTCGAG GAAGGAAACCTTTGAAACGTTTTTGAGGAAGGAAACTGATGAGCTTGGCGTCGAAGCTCGGTAA
- the LOC103992834 gene encoding calcium-transporting ATPase 7, plasma membrane-type encodes MDCTTFLIASGRRVPHRRWRVAFAMICSCRAIYSLAKKQFASVLRSPSFVVLEVSADDDADHRSKPSFSHVETDSLKSLVKERRLEDLRRLGGAAGLVGTLESDKEAGIIGSGNDLRARREAFGSNSYPRPKPKGFFRFLYEALNDFFLLILMGCAIVSLAFGIKEHGIKEGWYDGASIFLAIILVSVVSAVSNFRQTKRFDRLSAECNDINVSVVRDGHRQDVSISDVVVGDVVFLKIGDQVPADGIFLQGHSLQIDESSMTGESDPVDIDASKNPFLTSGVKVIDGYASMLVTGVGMDTTWGEMMSTITRETSEATPLQERLDKLTSSIGKIGIVVAVLVFAVLMIRHFTGSTKDENGQPKFDKDKATASNVISAIVSIFQDAVTIIVVAIPEGLPLAVTLTLAFSMKRMMKDNAMVRMLSACETMGSVTTICTDKTGTLTLNQMKVTKFWIGNEEGGPMGSGGSTPFVAPRVLSLLRQAVGLNTTGSVYRANATAEPEISGSPTEKALLSWAVLDLGMDMGEMRRKCSVIHVEAFNSEKKRSGVLVQEEGSRATITHWKGAAEMILIRCSHYFDRNGSVRDIDAESRMKFEEVIRGMASSSLRCIAFAYKDTEAEDHLHVDQEETPRLDDDGLTLLGLVGLKDPCRPEVESAIGACRRAGVAVKMITGDNVFTARAIAVECGIIGADDSGGSVVEGQEFRNYSAEERMEKVDQIRVMARSSPFDKLLMVQCLKEKGHVVAVTGDGTNDAPALKEADVGLSMGVQGTEVAKESSDIVILDDNFSTVVTVMRWGRCVYNNIQKFLQFQLTVNIAALVVNFVSAISTGEVPLTTVQLLWVNLIMDTMGALALATDKPTKELMTKQPVGRTEPLITNIMWRNLAAQATFQIAVLLVFHFRGESIFGVSEEVNNTLIFNTFVLCQVFNEFNSRKLEKKNVFEGMHQNKLFLGIVAVTIVLQVMMVEFLRKFADTVRLDWGQWGICLGIAAFSWPIGWLVKCIPVSDTPFLELVIHHIRASRIPSCL; translated from the coding sequence ATGGATTGCACTACGTTTCTCATCGCTTCCGGTCGCCGCGTGCCCCACAGGCGATGGCGCGTTGCCTTCGCCATGATCTGCTCCTGCCGCGCCATATACTCCCTCGCGAAGAAGCAGTTCGCTAGCGTGCTCCGCAGCCCCTCCTTCGTCGTCCTCGAGGTCAGCGCCGATGATGACGCCGATCACCGATCGAAACCGTCCTTCTCCCACGTCGAGACCGACAGCCTCAAGTCTCTCGTCAAGGAGCGGAGGCTCGAGGACCTGCGCCGCCTCGGCGGGGCCGCCGGTCTCGTCGGTACGCTGGAGTCTGATAAAGAGGCTGGCATTATCGGCAGCGGCAATGACCTCCGAGCCCGGAGGGAGGCCTTCGGCTCCAACAGTTACCCCAGGCCGAAACCCAAGGGATTCTTCCGGTTCCTCTACGAGGCGCTCAACGACTTCTTCCTTCTCATCCTAATGGGCTGCGCCATCGTCTCTCTCGCCTTCGGCATTAAGGAGCACGGAATCAAAGAAGGGTGGTACGATGGCGCCAGTATTTTCCTGGCCATCATCTTGGTCTCCGTCGTCTCCGCGGTTAGCAACTTCCGCCAGACGAAGAGGTTCGACAGATTGTCCGCCGAATGCAACGACATCAACGTCAGCGTCGTCCGCGACGGGCACCGGCAGGACGTCTCCATCTCCGACGTCGTCGTCGGGGACGTCGTCTTCCTGAAGATTGGCGACCAGGTGCCGGCCGACGGAATCTTCCTCCAAGGGCATTCTCTACAGATCGATGAATCGAGCATGACGGGCGAGAGCGATCCCGTCGATATCGACGCCAGTAAGAACCCGTTCCTCACATCCGGTGTCAAGGTCATCGATGGATACGCCTCCATGCTCGTCACCGGGGTCGGCATGGACACGACGTGGGGGGAGATGATGAGCACCATCACCCGAGAGACGTCGGAAGCGACGCCGCTCCAGGAGCGGCTCGACAAACTGACGTCCAGCATCGGGAAGATCGGCATTGTGGTGGCGGTCCTAGTCTTCGCCGTGCTTATGATCCGTCATTTCACTGGGAGCACCAAGGACGAGAACGGACAGCCCAAGTTCGACAAAGACAAGGCGACCGCCTCCAATGTCATCAGCGCCATCGTGAGTATTTTCCAGGATGCAGTCACGATCATCGTGGTGGCGATCCCGGAAGGGCTGCCGTTGGCGGTGACGCTGACGCTGGCTTTCTCGATGAAGAGGATGATGAAGGACAACGCCATGGTTCGGATGCTTTCAGCCTGCGAGACGATGGGCTCGGTGACCACCATTTGCACCGACAAAACAGGAACGCTGACGCTGAATCAAATGAAGGTCACCAAATTTTGGATTGGCAACGAAGAAGGCGGTCCGATGGGCAGCGGCGGCAGCACCCCCTTCGTCGCGCCAAGAGTTCTTTCGTTGCTTCGTCAAGCAGTCGGGCTGAACACTACTGGCAGCGTCTATCGAGCTAACGCAACGGCAGAGCCAGAAATCTCAGGTAGTCCGACCGAGAAGGCTCTTCTTTCTTGGGCAGTCTTGGATCTTGGCATGGACATGGGGGAAATGAGGAGGAAGTGCAGCGTCATTCATGTCGAGGCCTTCAATTCCGAAAAGAAGCGAAGCGGAGTTCTGGTGCAAGAGGAAGGGAGCAGAGCAACGATAACACACTGGAAGGGAGCTGCCGAGATGATCTTGATTCGATGCTCGCACTACTTCGACAGGAACGGGAGCGTCCGAGATATAGATGCTGAGTCGAGGATGAAGTTTGAGGAGGTTATCAGAGGCATGGCTTCCTCTAGTCTCCGGTGCATCGCCTTTGCCTACAAAGACACAGAAGCAGAGGATCATCTCCATGTTGATCAAGAAGAGACTCCGAGGTTAGATGACGACGGGCTCACCTTGCTGGGTTTGGTCGGCCTGAAAGACCCGTGTCGTCCCGAGGTGGAATCAGCGATCGGTGCTTGCAGGCGCGCCGGAGTTGCCGTCAAAATGATCACAGGGGACAACGTGTTCACAGCCAGAGCCATCGCCGTCGAGTGCGGGATAATTGGAGCCGATGACTCTGGTGGATCGGTCGTCGAAGGGCAGGAGTTCAGAAATTATTCGGCAGAGGAGCGAATGGAGAAAGTCGATCAGATCCGAGTCATGGCGAGGTCGTCTCCTTTCGATAAGCTGCTCATGGTGCAGTGCTTGAAGGAAAAGGGCCATGTCGTCGCAGTCACCGGAGACGGGACGAACGACGCACCGGCACTGAAGGAAGCCGACGTGGGGCTGTCAATGGGCGTCCAAGGCACCGAAGTCGCGAAGGAGAGCTCAGACATCGTCATCCTGGACGACAACTTCAGCACGGTGGTCACCGTCATGAGATGGGGAAGGTGCGTCTACAACAACATCCAAAAGTTCTTACAGTTTCAGCTCACGGTAAACATTGCCGCACTGGTCGTCAACTTCGTGTCCGCCATCAGCACCGGCGAAGTTCCACTGACGACCGTGCAACTCCTGTGGGTGAATCTGATCATGGACACCATGGGAGCTCTGGCTTTGGCCACCGACAAACCCACCAAGGAGCTGATGACGAAGCAGCCGGTAGGGCGGACGGAGCCGCTCATCACCAACATCATGTGGAGGAACCTGGCAGCACAGGCCACGTTCCAGATTGCAGTGCTGCTGGTGTTTCACTTCAGAGGGGAGTCCATATTTGGGGTGAGCGAAGAGGTGAACAACACGTTGATCTTCAACACCTTCGTCCTCTGCCAAGTCTTCAATGAATTCAACTCGAGGAAGCTGGaaaagaagaacgtgtttgagggGATGCATCAGAACAAGCTCTTCCTGGGGATAGTGGCGGTCACCATAGTCTTGCAAGTCATGATGGTGGAGTTCTTGAGGAAATTTGCAGACACGGTGAGGTTGGATTGGGGACAGTGGGGGATCTGCCTTGGCATTGCGGCTTTCTCATGGCCGATCGGTTGGCTCGTCAAGTGCATCCCGGTTTCTGACACCCCATTTCTGGAGCTGGTCATCCATCACATTAGAGCGAGTAGGATACCTTCATGTCTATAG